The DNA window CCGGGCAATTCGCTCGATCAGACCCTTGCCGCCACGGGGCACTACCACATCCACGTACTCGGGCATGGTGATCAATTCACCGACCGCCGCCCGGTCAGTGGTTTCCAGCACCTGCACCACGTTTTCAGGAAGGCCCGCCGCCGCCAGGCCGGTGCGGATACAGGCCGCCAGCGCCTGGTTGGAATGAATGGCCTCCGAGCCTCCGCGCAGAATCGCGGCATTGCCAGACTTGAGACACAGGCTGGCCGCTTCGATGGTCACATTGGGGCGACTCTCGTAAATGATACCCACCACACCGAGGGGCACCCGCATGCGCCCCACTTGAATACCACTGGGACGGTAGTTGAGATCGCTGATCGCACCCACCGGATCGGCCAGGGCGGCCACCTGATGCAGCCCCTCAATCATGCCGTCGATGGTGGCAGGGCTGATGGTAAGACGATCAAGCAGGGCCGCTTCGAGGCCGGAGGCGCGACCGGCAGCCAGGTCTTTTTCGTTGGCGCTGAGAATGGCTTCCTGACTGGCTTTGATGGCCGTGGCGATGGCCAACAATGCCCGATTTTTCACCCCGGTGTCGGCGGCGGCAATGTGGCGACCCGCCGCCCGGGCGGCCTGCCCCACCTCAGCCATGTACTGCGTAATATCCATGATCGGTAAAACCCTAAAACCTGCTGCGAAAAAGGCGCATAGTATACCGGAATGCCCCGGCACTCACTATCGACGGGCCCCGCCGCTAGCGGGCCATGTGATCAAGGGCTTCCTGAAGTGCATTGAGGCGGACGACAGGATCGTCAATCGCCAGCAGCTGCTGGGCGACATAGGGGTCAATGGGCAGCATTTGCGCCAGCCGGTTGGCCAGTAGACCGGCATCGTCGACCTCCAGTGACATGCCCAAACGCTGAATATGAGGGTGCTCGCCCAGCTGCTGCAGCAGACGCTGCAACTCCTGGCTGCGCTCGGGTAGCGGCGCAATGGGTTCGTCGGCTAACCATTCCACCTCGGCCATGTAAACGCCGCCGGCATCCTGACTGAGAGAGCCGATCCGAAAGCGCCGCCCCCCTTCAATCACAATACCGAGCAAGCCATCGGGCTGCTGATTCCAATCGACGATATTCGCTTCGGTGCCCACCTCACCCAACTCCGGCAGGCTGGCACCGTCTTCCAGCACTTCGCTACCGCCCTGTTCGAGCCAGGCGATACCGAAACTCTGCTGTTGGCGCAGACTGTTTCTTACCAGGTCCAGGTAGCGGCGCTCGAAAATCCGCAGCGCCATACGCCCGCCCGGGAACAACACGCTGCGCAACGGAAATAACGGATACAGTGACATGGCTCAGCCCTGTTGCCCCTGGCTGCCCTCGGGCCCCAGCGGCTTGATCAACAGAATTAACTTGGGCAACAGCAGCATGGCGCCCAGCAGCGCCGCCACCATTGCCAGGCTGGTTAGCAAGCCGAAATAAATACTCGGTTTGAAGTTGGACAACGACAGCATGGAGAAACCAAACACAATAATCACCGAGGTGTAGTACATCGCCTTGCCGATGCTGCCGTGGCAGCGATACATGGCCGCGAGGTAATTGCGATCGGTGACAAACTCACTCTTGAAGCGGTGCACGTAGTGAATCGTGTCATCCACCCCGATACCCACCGTAATTGCGGCAATGGTAATGGTCATCATATCCAGCGGAATACCGGCAAGCCCCATGCCGCCGAGCACCGCGCCAGCGGCGAGCAGGTTGGGTGTCAGTGCAATCAACGCCAGACTCAACGAGCGGAACAGCACCACAAACATGCCCAGTATGGCGACAAACACGGCGCTCAAGGTCATGATCTGGGAGGTGAACAGGCTTTGCAGCATGTTGTTATACAGCACCAGCATGCCGGTCAGGTGCACCTGATCCTCGGAAAAATTCAGCTCTTCAACCAGGTAGCGTTTAATTTCGGTCAGCAATTCCTGGCGATGCAGTGAGCGACTGGTTTCCTTGACCCGCACGCTGATCCGAACCTGGTCTTCCTCCGCCGAATAATAGGGGTCGACCAGCACCGACGAGAGCGTTTCGGGCAAGGCCCGGGCCGCCAGGGCCAGCTGCAGGTCGTCGACGCTGCCCATCACCATTTCCATTAATTCATAGAAGGTGGCCAGCGACAGCACCTTACCGGTCTCTTCCAGGCTGTCGACGTAGTTGTGCACCTCGGCCACCCGACGCAGTCCGGCAACTTTGAACCACTTGCCGCTTGGCGCAGCGCTTTGGCCGCCACCAAAATCATCAGAGAAATCGCTGTCGAAATCATTGCTGAAATCGCCATTGAAATCTCCGCCAAAATCGTCAGAGAAATCGCTGGCTTCGTCGCCGCCAAAGGCCGCGTCGAATTCATCATCCACGGCGCTCGTATCAGCAGTGCCATCATCAGCCGAGGCACTTGCCGGCCCCATCTCCTCCGGCGGGAATACCGGCAGATCAATAATAATGTCCAGCGGAATGGTGCCACCAAGCTCGGCGTCAATGGTTTCCATGCCCTGATAAATTTCGGTGTCTTCGTGGAAGTAGTCGATAAAGCGGTTTTCTACTTTCAGCGTGCTGATACCCCACACACTGACCACCAACATCGCCGCCGACACCGCCAGAATGATCCCGCCATAATGCTCAGTGGCCGCCGCAAAATAGCGGGTAAAGCCGCTTTTTGCCTCACCGCCCCCTTTCTCCTCTTTGGGCTTAAGCAGCATCAGCGCGCAGGGCAGAAAGACGAATGTCATGACCAGGGCAACGGTGACCCCCATGCTCATCATCCAGCCAAAATCGATGACCGGGCGGATACCGCTGACCACCAGCGAGGCGAAAGCCACCAGGGTCGTCAGCGAGGTATACACACAGGGTTTGGCCATGAGCGCCGCGGTCCGGGAGACCCGCTCCATCTGATTCAGGCCCGGGTCTCCGGCAGCGATCTCCCGGTAGCGGACCACAATATGAATGGTGATCGACAGGGTAATGATCAACAGCAGGGCAACAAAATTGGCCGAGATCACCGTCAGCTTCCAATCAAGAAAACTGAGCAGGCCCAGCATAAACACCGCGGTTAGCAGGCAGTTGGCCACCGGCAGAACGATCCAGCGAAAACTGCGAAAAATCACCGCCAGCAGCAGCACAATAAACAGCAGAATGCCGGTGCCAAACACCCGTAAGTCGGCTTTGACAAAGTCGATCATGTCCACCGCGATCATCGGCACCCCGCCGAGGAACACCCGGGCATCGTCTTTGTAATCGGCCAGAATCGCCCTAGCCTTGGCCACCAGATCTGCCTGGCGCTCGTGGGCCTCGGCGACATAATCAGAGAATGCCGTTTCCAGATCGCGCAGCTCTGCGGCCTCAGCCTCGCTCAACGCCCCCTGGTTAGCCTTGGCGCGCAGGTCATCCCGGGCATTGAGCAGCGCAAAATACTTTTCATCCCGCTCCAGATTCACCTGAATGGCGGTGGTAGTGTTGTCCACACTGGTCAGCAACGACCGGTAAATCGGGCTGGTCGACAGCTCTTCGCGTACCAACGCCTTATCAATATCCGGGTCGGTCAACCGGGGAATCTCCCCAGAGGTCACCTGCGACAAACCAATGGGCGGGCTCTCCAGCAAGGGAATATCGAGAATGGAGTTAACCCCGGACACCCGTGGCAGCCCGGCGAGTCGGTCGCGCAGCTCCTTGAGCATGGCCAGATTTTCGTCGCTGTAGAGGTCGCCCTTGGGCTGCACCGTCACCAGCAAAAAGTCCTCGGTTTCATACCGCTTGCTGATCTCCCGGTAATACTCCAGGGACTTGTCTCCCTCGAGCACCAGGGCGTCGGCGGACGCATCCATTTTCAGGCTCGGCACATAAGACCCGAGAAAGCCAACCAGAAGTAACAGCAACACCATCACCACTGGCGCTTTGGCCAATATCCAGCGCTGGTAAAGGGAAGCCAAGGCTGCGCTCATGCAGAATTCCTTTTGTAGATTTTATTCAGGAAGGCTCGCCCCAACGGGCGACCAACGATTGCTCAATGCCCAGATGATCGAGTATCCGGGCAACCACAAAATCGACCAGATCCGCGACCGTTTGGGGGTTTCGGTAAAAGCCGGGCGACGCCGGCATAATGGTGACACCCATCTGACTCAGGCTGAGCATATGCTGCAAATGCAAGGTCGACAGCGGCATCTCCCGGGTCACCAGAATGAGCTGACGACGCTCTTTGAGCACCACGTCGGCGGCCCGTTCAATCAAATTATTGCTGGCACCGCAGGCAATCGCCGACAAGGTGCCAGTGCTGGCGGGACACACCACCATTCGCGACGGCGCGCCGCTGCCCGAGGCCACCGGCGCCATCCAGTCTTCCCGGCCATGAACCTGCAGCAGCGCAGGGTCGCAGTCAAAGTGGGAACACAGGGTTTGGCGAAGGGCTTCTGGCTTGGGCGGCAGCTGCAGCTCCGTCTCGGTCGCCACCACCAGCAGTGCCGCTTTGGAAATCATAAAGTGCACCGGGCACCCCGCCTGCAGCAGGCACTCCAGCAAGCGCAGCCCATATTGGGCGCCAGACGCGCCAGTCATGGCCAGCGTTACCGGTGTCACGCGGAGGCCTCCCAGCGCTGACGCAAGGCTGCGAGCAGGCGCTGGTGCACGCCGTCAAAGCCGCCATTACTCATAATGACCAAGTGATCCCCCGCCGCCAATTCATCCACTAACCCGGCAATGGTGGCATTCAGGTCGGTACTCAATTCCGCCGCCACCGGGCTATCAGCAATGACCTGATCCAAGGACCAGTCCAGGCCGGGAGGCTGGTACCAGATTGCCTGATCCGCCGCTGCCACCGAAGCTGCCAGGCGATCCTGATAAATACCCATACGCATGGTGTTGGAGCGCGGTTCAATCAGGGCAATGATTCGCCCCGCCACCCGGCCACGCAGGCCTTCAAGGGTGGTCGCAATCGCCGTGGGGTGATGGGCAAAGTCATCATAAACGGCAATACCGGCGACGGTTGCCAACAACTCCATCCGTCGCTTAACACCCTGAAAGGCATTCAGGGCGTCAATGCCCAGGGTGGGCAACACGCCAACATGATGGGCCGCCGCCAGGGCGCCCAAAGCGTTGTGCAGATTGTGCTCGCCGCTGTGTTGCCATTTCACCTCGCCCTGCAGTTCCCCCTGGTGGAACACCTGAAAATGGGAGAAGTCCGCCGTCAATGGCTGCCCCTGCCATTCCGCCGCCTCGTCGCCCTGGGGCGCGGCGGCAATGCGCTGCACGTCACTCCAGCAGCCTTTGTCCAAGACTTCCTGCAGCGGCGCACAATCCTGGGGAACCAGAATTCGCCCGCCGGAGGGAATGGTTCTGACCAAGTGATGAAATTGACGCTGGATGGCCGCCAGGTCGTCAAAAATATCGGCGTGATCAAACTCGAGATTATTGAGAATGGCAGTGCGCGGACGGTAGTGGACAAACTTGGAACGCTTGTCAAAAAAAGCACTGTCGTATTCGTCAGCTTCAATCACGAAAAAGTCCGAGCCGCCCAAGCGCGCAGACTGACCAAAATCAGCAGGCACACCGCCAATCAAAAAGCCGGGCTCATAGCCGTTGTGCTCAAGAATCCACGCCAGCATGGAGGTGGTGGTGGTCTTACCATGGGTGCCGGCACAGGCCAGCACCCAACGGTCTTGCAGCACTTGCTCGCACAGCCACTGAGGGCCAGAGGTGTAGCGCAGCCCCCGGTCAAGCATGTATTCCACACAGGGGTTACCGCGACTCATGGCATTGCCGACTATCACCAGGTCCGGTGCGGGGTCGAGATGGGCAGGGTCATAGCCCTCCATCAGACCAATGCCCTGGGCTTCGAGCTGGGTGCTCATCGGCGGGTACACATTGGCATCGGAGCCGGTCACTTTGTGCCCTAACTCCCGGGCCAAAATGGCGAGACCACCCATAAAGGTGCCGCATATCCCCAAAATATGAAGGTGCATAAATGAAAAAGCCACACAGTTTTAACTGTGTGGCATGTTATCACCGCCGTTGTGCTATCTCTATGGACAAAACCGCGCGATCGTCACAACAGCGTTGGGCGCGGTCGTTAGAAGCTCAGGCCCACCCACAACCACAGTTTGTCGGTGTCAACGGCATATTCATCGGCTGAGTAAGCGGAGTACTTGATACCCGCATTATAGATACCGAACTTCTTGCTGTAGACCAGATCGATTTCGTCACCATAGGCATCGGGACCAGTGCTGTCATCGTCAGCGCTAAAGTCGTGATAAACCACGGCCCAGCTACCGCCAGCGAGACTACCACCAATAGAAAGATAGGTATCGACGAGACCGCCATCTGGGGAGTTTGAAGGCTCTGTCGGAACGATGAACATATCTGCCCAACCGTTAAACTTGTGCAACGTGGCCAAGGGCGTGCCGAAACCATACATACCGTCGTCTGAGCCCAACACTTCATACCCCAATTTAACGGTAATACCGGAGACCGCCACACCGCCTTCCAACATCATATAGTCAGCATCGTACTCAGTACTGCCCGATTCAAAGGTTTGGGTAGCGAATTCAGCCGCATAGAGAAACTTCACGTCGCCGCCAGCTGACCCAGTGAAGCTGGCACCGTAAGTATCCAGAGTGGCATCGTTACCGGTGAAGTCATTCTCCAACATGTAGGAATATCCCACCAGGGTACCTACAGGCGTGGTGTAAGCCACGTTGATAAAATGATCTTTGGAATCCTGATCTGCTGCCTCGGCAAAAATACGATTGCGCTGAGTGATGTAGGCGTAGTTGATCGCCAGCTCTTTGGTCGGAGTGACCGCCAGAGTCAAACCATCAAAGGTTTGGCGATCCTGGCGCCAGCCCACATGACCAACAAAGCGGTGGCCATCATAGGTCAACACCTGACGACCAAATTTAGCCGTTACGATGCCGTTTTTGTACTGAATGAAGCCCTGATCCAGCTCTGTTGTTTCTGGATCGGCGATAACGGAGTACTCACCGGTGTTAAAGCCAGTGGGCGGCACCGAGTAGGCGTCGCCACCAGCAACGATGCGGCTGTCTTCTACTTCTATCGTGGCAGAAAAGCCCTCCACACTGCCCGTGGTGTAGCCAATCATCGTACGCAGCGTCAGCGCTTCGGCCTCATCCACAGCATCGGTATCCTGATCAACCGTTTCGTAACGCAGACGAAGATCACCATAGGCCTTGCCACCGGTAATGGCATCGGCAATGGCATCAGCCATCAGGTTGGAGCTGGACATTGCCGCCAGGGCAACGCAGGACGCTGAAATCAATTTTGTGGGTAACTTACTCATTGGAAACCTCTCCTAAATACCATCGATCAATAAAAAAATAGGTGTCGTGCTTTCATTTACTTCACGTTCTCGCGAGCCCTTGCCACCGCTCGACCCAAGTACCGCATAAGGCCCTAACGAACCGCTTCGGCACCGCGGGCTCCCCCAAGAGCGAGCCACTCACTCAAACCATGCAGAAATGCAAGCTATTGAATTACTTGTACAAAAAGGCAGAAACACACCCAAAAACATCCGCAGCAGGTAGTCGACCTGCCATCGCTTCTCTCTTTTTGCCGCCACAACAGCTTGAACGAGGCCGGTCTCCAACGACCCATTCGAGCGGTATTCAGCAAACGCTATGCCAGCGCTGAAACTTGCCTTTAACAATCGCGATCACCACCAAACATGCACACAAAATGCATTAATAATTTAATTAATGCACTGAAAATGCATGTATTTAGGCCATGCCGTTTTCGTCACTCAATTGACTCGGTTTTCGTTACAGGTGGTTTTTCGCACCAGAATGATGCGAACGCGAAATAAGCACTGACAATGAGTGCACCAAAACAGATATATCAGGAGGGAAGACACCAGTGATCACATCACGCCGTCGGCCGGCGCAATATCATCTTGTCGTCATAAAGAATAAAAAAGCTCGACCCCCGAAGCGATGGGTGAAGGCGAGGATGGGGGCCGAGCTATCTAACTGACATTGTGGGAAGGGGGCTACTGAACAATGACCTTGCCCGACATTTTGTCGCCGTGAATAGCGCACAGGTAGTCGTAGCTGCCGGGCGTTGTAAATTGCTTGCTGTACTGAGCATCGTGACGAAGGCGCGGGCTGGTGCTATCGGTAAACTGAATCTTGTGATTGGACCCGTCCTGGTTAATCCAGGTGACGGTTTGCCCCGCCCGAATCGTGATTTCAACCGGCTCAAATCGCATAAAATCGACAATTCGGACAACTTGTTGATCACTGTCCGCTCCGGAATCCGGCGCGACTGGCGGCTCAGCGGCAGACGACCACAGCGGCACCAGCATGCAGATCAATGGCAGAAGGCGAGGAGGAAGCAAGGTCTTAGCAAGGGTCATAGGCACTCCGTAGGGTGTTTATGAAGGAATAAACGTGATGGGGTAGGCCGAGTAGGTAAACACCGGCACATTCTTACTCTCAAAACGCAGGCCCCGGACTTGCTCCAATAATTGCGCCAGCACCTGGGGGTCGCGAATACTCGATGACACGATCCGGCAGTCAGTCACCTGCCCCCGGGGGGACACGGTCAGACTAACCACCACCGCGCCACCGCCGGGCAACCCACCATCACGGGTTGCCCGGCGAAACAGGGCGAAAAAGGCCAACTTTTGCGCCTCGAAGGCGAGCTGAATTTCTTCCAGGGTACGCCCGGGCAAGGACGAGGCGGCGCCGCGATCCGCCACATTCACCGCCGCAGACAAACCTTGCCCCGGGACGCGCTCCTCGCGGCGGACCGGTGACTCCAGCTGCCCCAGCGCCTTGCCGACCAGCGCGCCCGCCTCTGCAACCACGTCACCACTGCCCCGGTACATAGACGGGGGCGATCCACCGCTGTCTGGATCGGTAGCCTTCGCTGGGGCAGCCCCGCTGCTAGCCAACTCACCCACCCGTGGCAAGGCACTGCCGTGCAAGGCCCTGAGCTCAGACTTCAATGCCAGTAGGCCCGCCGTTCCTGGCGCCGAATCACGGTGTTGGGCAGCCTCCGGCCTGCTTGGTGGAGAGGCCGCTGCGGCATTGCCGGGAGCGATTTGCGAGCCAGGCTCAGGCCGGGCAGCCGGTGCTGCGGATGCTGCAGGCTTCGGCGGCGCCTTGGGCATCCTGACTTGTGACATCCTGACTTGTGACATCCTGACTTGGGACATAGCGGCTTGGGTCATGACGGCTTGGGGCTTCACCTCGGCAGGGGCTGTCACCAAGGACAAGGCAAGGGGCGGAGGAGCTTCCGCTACATTCTGGCGGGCCACGGGCAGGGGCGGCAGGCGCTGAGCCCAATAAGCCAACCCGGTGGCCAGCAGGACCAGCAGCAAGAGCCAGCTGCGGAAAGCCCGATCCCCCCGGGCTTGCAAATGCCAGGGGTCACCACCAAATCGCCCCCAATAAACGGCCTCGCTCATCCCTGGCTCCCCGGCGACTCCACCGCCAGCAAAACCCCGGCAACCCCTGCCTCGGCGCAGCTGGCCAAAATTCGCTTCAACAACCCATAGGGGATTTCCCGATCCGCCACAATATTCCAGGTTTGGGCCACCCCCGCGCCTTCTGCAGAAGCGTCCGTCCCCGACAAGGCCGCAACCAACGCGGGAATGGCGGCGTCACTCCCCGCCTCCTCCCTGTCCAGAGCCTGCCTGGTTATCAGAGGCTGGTCATCCACCAGAATCCAATCCCGCCCGACGGCCAACACCCGCTTCCGCTCGGGAGGCCTCGAGGCTTCTGCCCTCGGCAAAGTGATATCTTGATACCGGGGTATCACCTCCACCACCAATGCGTTCACCAACAAATAGAAAACCAGAATGGCGAAGATATCGATCAGCGACACCACATTGATCTCGCCTTGGTCGGGCCGGTTGCGGGCACGCCGCCCCTTACGTGTTGTCAATGCGGCCATTAATCGCCTCCCCCGCTCGCTTGTGCAGGCAACCCGGCGAGGGCGATCGCCGGAAACAGAGCGCCGCCACCCGGCGTTGGAGCGCGCAAGAGCGCCATCAATGCCACAACATCGGCATATTTCACCCGGTCAGCTACCGCCAGCGTGGCTCGATTCAAATCCGGATGCCGCGCTTTCAACTCCTCCAGCAAAGCGCGTAATTGCGCCTTGAGCAGCGCGTCTTCTCCCAGGTCAACCTCGCTTGGCCGAGAAAGGCGGTGCGACCCACTGCCGTCGTCTACCACCACTGAGGTCGCGTCCAAGCGCAACTCCAATATCGGCAGCTCGGGCTGTGCTTGCGCCTCATCCCGTTCGCCAACCCCGGCAAGTTGCGCTGGTATCGTTTGTACTTTGGCGGCAGTGATCGAGGCGCCAGAGAGCAAAAAGAACACAAGCACCGCAAACACATCTATCAGCGAAACGATATTGAGGTGGGGTCGCGCCCACGGGGTCGCACCGCGTCCCCGCCGTCGTCCGCTGCCTTTTTCGCCTCCCCGCAGACCAACCACCACTTCAAGTCCTAAGCCGCGACCACTGCGGCCGGGCGCCGCAGCCAGCGAACGAAGCGAGCACTGGCGTTTTCCATGGCATCAATCAGGCTGAGGGTCTGATTTTGCAGATAGGCATGCAGCAGCAGCGCCGGTATCGCCACCATCAAGCCAAAGGCGGTACAGCTCATTGCCTCAGAGATACCGGCTGACAGCAGATTCGCCTTTTCCATCGGGTCGGCGTTACCCAGCGCACCGAAGGCACCAATCAGCCCGAACACCGTGCCCAGCAATCCCAGCAGCGTCGCCACATTTGAGAATGTCGCGAGATAGGAAGTGCGCCGCTCCACCCCCGGAAGAATTTCAAATAGCTGTTGCTCGGCCACGGTTTCCATATCGCTGAAATGCCCAGAGCTGCGGGACTGCTGCAGCGTGCCTAACAGCACCACCGCGATGGTGGCCCGGGAGCTTTTCAGCAACTGCTCTGCCTCGCCGAGGTTGGCCCCTTTCAGCAAAGGCTCCAGCTTTTTCCAGAGGCAGCGATTGCGATGAAGAGACACCGTCAGAAATACAAAGCGCTCCAGCGCAATTGCCAAGGTCAGTATCAACACCGCCGCAATGGGGTACATAAACAGCCCACCCTCATTAAAAAAAGTTGCCGCTCGCACTGTGAGCTCCATTCCCCTACGCCTCCCCTCGATCAATAAACATGGTGCCAACTACCAGTTGTTCCGCTGCAACCGCCAGCGGCGATAGGCCTGCTGGGCTTCATACCACTCGACGTAGCGCTGAAAACTTTGCGGGTCCAGCACCTCGGGCTTGCCGGCCAACAACCGGGGAGGTCGATCAACATCACTGCCCTCTCCGCTCTGCCAAGGCATAAGAAAGAGCCCGGCCGCCGACTCATTGTCGCCATAAATCCGTGTGGCCAAACTGACCTCCTCCACCGCCGCGCCCGACAGCGGCCACAGCAATAACAGCGCACTCAAATACCGTCGTTTCATTTGCGTACTACCTTGTAGTGGGTTTTTGAATCTGCATTTTCCAAGTCGAGAATCCACGCAGCGACCAGCAAGTCCTCGCCGCCGCTGAGTTGCTGGTAGCGGCGATAATGCCGCAACGCCGAAGCCGGTTGATGAAGGGCTTTGTCGTAGAGCACTGCCAGATTCAAATGGGCCTCAGCATAGGCCGGGCGCAGCGCCAGAGCCTGTTGGTAGAGGCCCAGCGCCGCGGTCACCTCCCCCCGTTGATAACGCAGCGTCGCCAAGGCTGCGGTGGCCACCGCATTGCTGGGGTTGGCTTTTAACGCCGCGGCAAGCAGGCCCTCCGCCAATGAATGATCGCCCCGCCCGGCGGCAAGAATGCCCAGATTGGTCCAGGGGCCTGAATAGTGAGGATAACGCTGGGCGAGAGACCTAAAGGCAGCTTCGGCGGCGGCGAGCTCTCCCTGATCCATCAAGCCCAGCGCCCGCGCAAAGGCAGCCTTTGGCATCGCCTCGGGCGCCGGACGCCCCCGGTCACCACCGGGGCCACTGGCGCAACCAACTGCGAGCAACACCAGCAACACGGCCAGAAACCTAGCGCAAATCATCGTAGCTCCCCGCCAGGCGCACCTGCTTGGCATAGCGGCCGGGCAACATCACCTCGAGCGCGGCAAGACTTTGTTGCAGCGCGTCATTCCACAACCCCTGACGGACATGCCCCAAGTTGTGTTCAAAGGCAGAAATTGCCCTCTCTTCAAAGGGGGAGGCCTCTTGCTCAAGCAATTGCAGATATTCCCCCAACACCTCCCCCGTCAGATCGGAGGGACGCTGGGACGCGAGAATGGCATGGGCGAAATCCCGATACAGCAAGCCGAGCTCATTCAGGGCAATACTGGATACGTCCGCATAACCATACTCCGCCGCGCGATGAAAACCCTGGGCAGCCTGCTCCAGCAGCCGTCCCTTGGTTGCCAGCGACGTGGCCAGGGGCGCTACCAGAGCAATCTGGCGACCCCGGCTGGCGACCTCCTGGGCCAGCTGCAAATGGGCCTGGGCGGCAATCAGTCGACTGGTGTCCGGCGACCCGGTCCCGATCTCATCCGCCGCAACAATCTCTTTGAGATACCGCTGTCGCTCAGAACTATGTGGGGGTAACAGCCCGACAACATGCCAACGAACGCGTTGAGCCGCCTCTGCGTCGGGGCGGCCGGTCTCCAAATATCGGCGGTAATCAACAAGGGCCTGACCGGGCTGACCGGCCCGCTGGAACCATTGGGCCGCTTGCAAGCGCGCACTCTCCCGATCAACCAGTTGCTGGCTCGTGTTGGCAGCCAGGCGGCGATATGCCTGCGCTGCCGCACCGGGCTTGCCCATCTTGCTATAGCCCCGTGCTAGCATCACATCTACCTCGGCTAGCTTTCTCTCTTCCGGAAACTGCTCGACCAACACTTCAAGCCAGTGGAGACTCGCCGGCCATTGCCCCAATTGATCGCGTAACACCGCAGCGTCGAACAAGGCCCGCTGCTTTACGCTAGCTGAGAGGGGTAGTGCCAGCATCGACTCCAGCGCCGTCGCTGCCGGTTCAAGTTGGCCTGCGTCACGCAAGGTATCTACCCGTTGATAAACGATGATCGCCAACCGGGAGACCACGCCGGAGCGATCCTTACCAGCCAGCTCCGAGCCCGCCAGCAAGTTCCGAAACAGGGGCTCGGCTTCACGGTAACGACCCAGTTGAAACAACGCGTCAGCCTTCAATAGTTGGCCTTGATAATGCTGTCGCGGACTCAGGGGGACAGCGCCCTGTTCAACTTCGCTCACCAGGGCAAGCACCCCGGGGAAATCTCCAGATTCAAACAGCAAGCCCGCCGCCTGCAGCAGCGCAATACCGCCCTCCTCTCGCCGGGGATAGGCGGCAACAAAGCGCTGACTCAGAGCTGCCAACCGCTGGACCGCCACTCGCCGCACCGGGGCCGGGCTCGCTACCAGCGCATCAAGCGCCTGCAATTGGGACTGGATCGCCGCTAGACCGGCATCACCCTTGTTGGCATAGGGCGTATCACTATAAGCAAGCAACTCGTATTCGACAGCGGCAAGTTTAAAGCGGCCGCCATCATAGTAGGTCTCGGCGAGGGCCCGGCGAACATCGCCCCTGGCCTCACTGCCAGGAAAGCGGGCCAGCCAGCGCTGATACATCGCGGTAGCAACGTCAAGGGTCCCGGTCCGCCCCTGACGGAATTGCTGGTGATGATAGCCAGCAACATCGAGCATATAGGCCATTAAAACCGACACCTCCACACCCGGCGCCAATACCACCGGTTGCGCCGGCGCAGCAGCAGGAAGCAGGGGATTGCCGGGATCATAGCGTTGAATAAAGACCGCTTTCTGGGCGGTCGCCTGGGCCATCAAACCTCCATTCAGG is part of the Spongiibacter taiwanensis genome and encodes:
- a CDS encoding glutamate-5-semialdehyde dehydrogenase; protein product: MDITQYMAEVGQAARAAGRHIAAADTGVKNRALLAIATAIKASQEAILSANEKDLAAGRASGLEAALLDRLTISPATIDGMIEGLHQVAALADPVGAISDLNYRPSGIQVGRMRVPLGVVGIIYESRPNVTIEAASLCLKSGNAAILRGGSEAIHSNQALAACIRTGLAAAGLPENVVQVLETTDRAAVGELITMPEYVDVVVPRGGKGLIERIARDATVTVIKHLDGICHVYLDDEADTDKALAIAVNAKTQRYGTCNTMETLLVAESRAEELLPAIAEQLQEKGVELRGCPRTRQILMGAVEATDDDWATEYLAPILSIRVVAGLDEAMAHIAQFSSGHTESIVTENYSRGRRFLREVDSSSVMINASTRFADGFEYGLGAEIGISTDKIHARGPVGLEGLTSQKYIVLGDGHIRQ
- a CDS encoding LON peptidase substrate-binding domain-containing protein, translating into MSLYPLFPLRSVLFPGGRMALRIFERRYLDLVRNSLRQQQSFGIAWLEQGGSEVLEDGASLPELGEVGTEANIVDWNQQPDGLLGIVIEGGRRFRIGSLSQDAGGVYMAEVEWLADEPIAPLPERSQELQRLLQQLGEHPHIQRLGMSLEVDDAGLLANRLAQMLPIDPYVAQQLLAIDDPVVRLNALQEALDHMAR
- a CDS encoding efflux RND transporter permease subunit; the protein is MSAALASLYQRWILAKAPVVMVLLLLLVGFLGSYVPSLKMDASADALVLEGDKSLEYYREISKRYETEDFLLVTVQPKGDLYSDENLAMLKELRDRLAGLPRVSGVNSILDIPLLESPPIGLSQVTSGEIPRLTDPDIDKALVREELSTSPIYRSLLTSVDNTTTAIQVNLERDEKYFALLNARDDLRAKANQGALSEAEAAELRDLETAFSDYVAEAHERQADLVAKARAILADYKDDARVFLGGVPMIAVDMIDFVKADLRVFGTGILLFIVLLLAVIFRSFRWIVLPVANCLLTAVFMLGLLSFLDWKLTVISANFVALLLIITLSITIHIVVRYREIAAGDPGLNQMERVSRTAALMAKPCVYTSLTTLVAFASLVVSGIRPVIDFGWMMSMGVTVALVMTFVFLPCALMLLKPKEEKGGGEAKSGFTRYFAAATEHYGGIILAVSAAMLVVSVWGISTLKVENRFIDYFHEDTEIYQGMETIDAELGGTIPLDIIIDLPVFPPEEMGPASASADDGTADTSAVDDEFDAAFGGDEASDFSDDFGGDFNGDFSNDFDSDFSDDFGGGQSAAPSGKWFKVAGLRRVAEVHNYVDSLEETGKVLSLATFYELMEMVMGSVDDLQLALAARALPETLSSVLVDPYYSAEEDQVRISVRVKETSRSLHRQELLTEIKRYLVEELNFSEDQVHLTGMLVLYNNMLQSLFTSQIMTLSAVFVAILGMFVVLFRSLSLALIALTPNLLAAGAVLGGMGLAGIPLDMMTITIAAITVGIGVDDTIHYVHRFKSEFVTDRNYLAAMYRCHGSIGKAMYYTSVIIVFGFSMLSLSNFKPSIYFGLLTSLAMVAALLGAMLLLPKLILLIKPLGPEGSQGQQG
- a CDS encoding flavin prenyltransferase UbiX, encoding MTGASGAQYGLRLLECLLQAGCPVHFMISKAALLVVATETELQLPPKPEALRQTLCSHFDCDPALLQVHGREDWMAPVASGSGAPSRMVVCPASTGTLSAIACGASNNLIERAADVVLKERRQLILVTREMPLSTLHLQHMLSLSQMGVTIMPASPGFYRNPQTVADLVDFVVARILDHLGIEQSLVARWGEPS